The Gemmatimonadota bacterium genome includes a window with the following:
- the rpmA gene encoding 50S ribosomal protein L27 has product MAHKKGVGSSRNGRDSAGRRLGVKSYGGQVVSAGTIITRQRGTKIHPGNNVKKGKDDTLYSVIDGRVKFEHLGKKRKKVSVYA; this is encoded by the coding sequence ATGGCTCATAAAAAAGGTGTTGGCAGTTCGAGAAATGGCAGGGATAGTGCGGGAAGACGCCTGGGGGTGAAATCCTATGGCGGTCAGGTTGTCTCTGCGGGAACAATTATTACGCGCCAGCGCGGCACAAAAATTCATCCCGGCAATAATGTCAAGAAGGGTAAAGACGATACGTTGTATTCGGTCATCGACGGGCGCGTCAAGTTTGAGCATCTCGGTAAGAAGCGCAAGAAGGTGAGTGTTTACGCGTAA